Proteins encoded together in one Peribacillus asahii window:
- a CDS encoding LrgB family protein — protein METFITIYSISITIIAYILAKKIYMKYPSPLTTPVFLCTVAIISTLLISNLHFEDYVVAKDIITYFLGPATVALAVPLYKNRAIVAKYAIPAISGIILGLAVTLCIAITIAKLFSFGLNLIQALAVKSVTVPIAVEIMSLYEGDANLAAAFVLITGILGTMIAPWIMDKCHITMPFARGIAYGTIAHGLGTAHAAQESEFTGAVAGVAMAIAGIIIALCFPVFYSFL, from the coding sequence ATGGAAACGTTCATCACCATCTATAGCATCAGCATCACCATTATTGCGTACATATTAGCAAAGAAAATATATATGAAATATCCATCACCTCTGACAACACCTGTTTTTTTATGTACGGTTGCTATCATATCAACCTTACTTATCAGCAACTTACATTTCGAAGACTATGTAGTAGCGAAAGACATCATCACATATTTTCTCGGACCCGCAACAGTCGCTTTAGCTGTACCACTTTATAAAAATCGTGCGATTGTCGCAAAATATGCCATTCCAGCGATTAGTGGCATTATTCTTGGCTTGGCCGTCACTTTATGTATCGCCATCACCATTGCTAAACTTTTCTCTTTCGGTTTAAACCTGATTCAAGCACTCGCTGTAAAATCAGTTACGGTCCCAATTGCCGTTGAGATTATGTCGTTATATGAAGGGGACGCAAATTTAGCGGCCGCCTTTGTACTTATAACAGGCATTCTTGGTACAATGATTGCTCCTTGGATTATGGATAAGTGCCATATCACAATGCCTTTTGCTCGCGGGATTGCATACGGAACAATTGCCCACGGTCTTGGTACTGCTCACGCTGCCCAAGAAAGTGAATTCACCGGAGCAGTAGCTGGAGTCGCGATGGCAATTGCTGGTATTATAATCGCTCTCTGTTTCCCTGTGTTTTATTCTTTTTTATAA
- a CDS encoding GNAT family N-acetyltransferase, which translates to MLKKREFVDCSSLYDLMSHPDVFPFVRQKVDSYEEYVFVTKQTIEAEEAGELISRTILDEWDNPIGCISLYDVENSAGFLGTWLGKPFHGKGYNTLAKEAFFKEIFFELGIETVFMRIRKKNIRSLKAAEKLPYAIKVNETRKALYEQINQNEDLFDLFEIPKDLYTLHILRQNDDNDQHLMEA; encoded by the coding sequence ATGTTAAAGAAAAGAGAGTTTGTTGATTGTTCGTCTCTTTATGATTTAATGTCGCATCCAGATGTCTTCCCTTTCGTACGCCAAAAAGTAGATTCTTATGAAGAGTACGTTTTTGTTACAAAGCAAACGATTGAAGCTGAAGAAGCTGGTGAACTAATTTCAAGAACAATTTTAGATGAATGGGATAATCCGATCGGCTGCATCTCCCTATATGATGTGGAAAATAGTGCAGGATTTCTCGGTACATGGTTAGGTAAACCATTCCATGGAAAAGGCTATAATACCCTTGCAAAAGAGGCTTTCTTTAAAGAAATCTTTTTTGAACTTGGTATAGAGACCGTATTTATGCGCATTCGCAAAAAAAATATTCGCTCTTTAAAGGCAGCTGAGAAACTCCCTTATGCGATAAAAGTAAACGAAACAAGAAAAGCATTATATGAACAAATTAACCAAAATGAAGATTTATTCGATCTTTTCGAAATTCCAAAAGATTTATACACGCTGCATATCCTTCGACAAAATGATGACAATGATCAACATCTTATGGAGGCATAG
- a CDS encoding DUF4870 domain-containing protein — protein sequence MVTQDEKVFAVLIYVISLFFPLLGPLIIWLVKKDSPYIDYHGREYFNFLISYTIYGIIGALLVFVGIGVLILPILGVAAFVFTIIAAIRAYEGVEYRIPLIFRIL from the coding sequence ATGGTTACGCAAGATGAAAAAGTATTTGCTGTTCTTATTTATGTTATTAGTTTATTTTTTCCGCTTCTTGGACCGCTCATTATTTGGTTAGTAAAAAAAGATTCACCGTATATTGATTATCATGGCCGAGAGTATTTTAATTTTCTTATCTCCTACACGATTTATGGAATAATTGGAGCACTTCTTGTTTTTGTTGGAATTGGCGTATTGATTCTGCCTATTTTAGGGGTTGCGGCGTTTGTGTTTACAATCATTGCGGCGATACGAGCCTATGAAGGAGTCGAGTATCGAATTCCACTTATTTTTCGAATTTTATAA
- a CDS encoding undecaprenyl-diphosphate phosphatase, giving the protein MLNEFQAFILGIIQGLTEFLPISSTGHLYLGRHLFHLDEAGIFLDTMLHIGTLLALLVVYKQEIISIIKKPFSKMTVLLIAGTIPAVFAGVLLGDWFDSLSKSGVTIGWEFLATGLILWFADARKGGTKTLEQISVKDAFIIGTFQAAAIMPALSRSGLTIAAGLLCKLDRSTAAYFSFLLSIPAIAGGIVFQMKPIFTGEVERLSFMALFIGTLTSAVFGYIAVVWMIDFLKKQSLKWFAVYVWILGILILSLQFTGKF; this is encoded by the coding sequence TTGTTAAATGAATTTCAAGCATTCATTCTCGGCATCATTCAAGGGTTGACTGAATTTTTACCGATTTCCAGCACAGGACATTTATATTTAGGGCGGCACCTATTTCATTTAGATGAAGCAGGCATTTTCTTAGATACGATGCTTCATATTGGTACATTGCTTGCTCTACTTGTTGTCTATAAGCAAGAAATCATTTCCATCATCAAAAAGCCATTTTCAAAAATGACTGTGTTACTCATTGCTGGAACGATTCCTGCAGTATTTGCTGGTGTCTTACTTGGAGATTGGTTTGATTCACTTTCGAAGTCAGGTGTGACCATCGGCTGGGAGTTTCTTGCTACTGGTCTCATTCTATGGTTCGCAGATGCAAGAAAGGGTGGCACGAAAACATTAGAGCAAATTTCCGTAAAAGATGCGTTCATAATCGGTACGTTTCAGGCAGCTGCCATCATGCCTGCCCTCTCTCGATCAGGCTTAACAATTGCAGCTGGATTGTTGTGTAAACTCGACCGCTCCACCGCTGCTTATTTCTCCTTTTTACTGTCGATTCCAGCAATCGCTGGCGGCATTGTGTTTCAAATGAAGCCTATTTTCACTGGAGAAGTGGAGCGGCTTTCGTTTATGGCTCTTTTTATCGGTACGTTAACTTCAGCAGTCTTTGGGTATATAGCTGTTGTTTGGATGATTGATTTCTTAAAAAAACAATCGTTAAAGTGGTTTGCCGTATATGTTTGGATTCTTGGAATCCTCATTTTATCCCTCCAATTTACCGGAAAATTTTGA
- a CDS encoding CidA/LrgA family protein: MMKKGFLFIIQLIVLITICKIGYLCTDFFHLPIPGNVIGILLLFILLQTNVIKLEWVDFTASFFVKHLAFFFIPIAVSLMTLGALFFRYGWALALVLGISLIVGFIVSALTVQKLAQKGEVKQHGNVHHHL, translated from the coding sequence ATGATGAAAAAAGGATTTCTTTTTATCATTCAACTGATAGTGCTTATTACCATTTGTAAAATTGGTTACTTATGCACAGATTTCTTCCATTTACCCATTCCTGGAAACGTTATTGGGATACTCTTATTATTTATCCTGCTTCAAACAAATGTCATAAAGCTGGAATGGGTGGATTTCACAGCTAGCTTCTTTGTCAAGCATCTCGCTTTTTTCTTTATCCCGATTGCCGTTAGCTTAATGACATTAGGTGCTTTATTCTTCCGCTATGGATGGGCTTTAGCACTTGTTCTGGGCATCAGTCTAATCGTTGGTTTTATCGTCTCTGCATTAACCGTACAAAAGCTTGCACAGAAAGGAGAAGTCAAACAGCATGGAAACGTTCATCACCATCTATAG